GAAAAAAGGTCAGATAAATGAAAGATTTTTTTCAACAATTAATAGACAGAGCCAGAGAAGCAAGATTAAAAGCTTATACACCTTATTCTCAATTTAGAGTAGGTTCAGCTGTATTGACTGAAAATGGTACAATCTTTACTGGTTGTAATATTGAAAATGCTTCGCTTGGCATAACAATTTGCGCTGAACGAGTAGCTATCTATAAAGCTATTTCTGAAGGATTTAAAAATATCAAAGCAATTGCCATAATAGGGGATACCGAAGACCCTTGTCCGCCATGTGGAGCATGCCGACAGGTAATGATGGAATTC
This region of Atribacterota bacterium genomic DNA includes:
- the cdd gene encoding cytidine deaminase, which codes for MKDFFQQLIDRAREARLKAYTPYSQFRVGSAVLTENGTIFTGCNIENASLGITICAERVAIYKAISEGFKNIKAIAIIGDTEDPCPPCGACRQVMMEFAPNMDVIMSNLQNKVKIRKARELLPDAFNGSTFHQ